A genomic window from Cloacibacillus evryensis DSM 19522 includes:
- the fumC gene encoding class II fumarate hydratase: MEYRTEHDTMGEMRVPADKYWGAQTQRSFQNFEIGTEKMPAEIIGAFAVLKKAAAVANMRLGRIDEKKADLIAEVCGEISGGKLDGNFPLAVWQTGSGTQSNMNVNEVIANRANEIAGEKIVHPNDDVNRSQSSNDTFPTAMHIAAVLAIEDKLLPSLRALKNTLQRLSEENASVIKIGRTHLQDATPLTFGQEVSGWYGMTDKAEQMITAALPWLKELALGGTAVGTGLNTHPDFGRIAAEEISKITGKDFRTAPNKFHALTSKDALVFAHGALKALAADLMKIANDVRLLASGPRCGIGEILIPENEPGSSIMPGKVNPTQCESMTMVAVQVMANDVAVGLSASQGNFELNVFMPVCIHNFLQSVRLLADGMRSFEKNCVSGIRPNLPVMEGYLKNSLMLVTALNPIIGYEKAAAAAKKAHKENTTLKEAVTGLGYLTAEEFDRAVRPENMIKPQ; this comes from the coding sequence GTGGAGTACAGGACAGAACACGACACAATGGGAGAAATGAGGGTCCCCGCCGACAAATACTGGGGGGCGCAGACCCAGCGCAGCTTCCAGAATTTTGAGATCGGGACGGAAAAGATGCCGGCCGAAATAATCGGGGCCTTCGCGGTCCTCAAAAAGGCCGCCGCCGTCGCCAACATGAGGCTCGGCAGGATCGACGAAAAAAAAGCGGACCTTATCGCCGAAGTCTGCGGCGAGATATCCGGGGGGAAACTCGACGGCAACTTCCCGCTCGCCGTCTGGCAGACCGGCAGCGGTACCCAGTCGAATATGAACGTCAACGAAGTGATAGCGAACAGGGCGAACGAGATCGCCGGTGAAAAAATCGTCCATCCGAATGACGACGTCAATCGTTCGCAAAGCTCAAACGACACCTTTCCGACCGCGATGCATATCGCCGCCGTTCTCGCCATTGAGGATAAACTTCTTCCCTCTCTGCGCGCGCTGAAAAATACGCTTCAGCGGCTCTCCGAAGAAAACGCCTCCGTGATCAAGATCGGGCGCACCCATCTCCAGGACGCCACGCCTCTAACCTTCGGGCAGGAAGTCAGCGGCTGGTACGGCATGACGGACAAGGCGGAACAGATGATAACGGCGGCCCTGCCTTGGCTGAAAGAACTCGCCCTCGGCGGCACCGCCGTCGGAACGGGGCTCAACACACACCCGGACTTCGGCAGGATCGCCGCGGAAGAAATATCGAAGATCACCGGCAAAGACTTCCGCACGGCGCCGAACAAATTCCACGCGCTGACAAGCAAGGACGCTCTCGTCTTCGCGCACGGCGCGCTCAAAGCGCTGGCCGCGGACCTGATGAAGATCGCGAACGACGTCCGCCTGCTGGCGAGCGGCCCCCGCTGCGGCATCGGAGAAATACTGATCCCCGAAAACGAACCGGGCAGCTCGATAATGCCGGGCAAAGTCAACCCTACCCAATGCGAGTCCATGACGATGGTCGCCGTGCAGGTCATGGCGAACGACGTCGCGGTGGGCTTATCCGCTTCGCAGGGCAATTTTGAGCTGAACGTATTCATGCCGGTCTGCATCCACAACTTCCTTCAGTCCGTGCGCCTTCTTGCCGACGGGATGCGTTCCTTTGAAAAAAACTGTGTTTCAGGCATCAGGCCCAACCTGCCGGTCATGGAGGGATACCTGAAAAACTCGCTCATGCTCGTCACCGCGCTGAACCCGATCATCGGATATGAAAAGGCCGCGGCCGCGGCGAAAAAGGCGCATAAAGAAAACACGACGCTGAAGGAAGCCGTGACAGGCCTCGGCTATCTGACCGCGGAAGAATTTGACCGGGCCGTGCGCCCGGAAAATATGATAAAACCGCAATAG